One genomic segment of Musa acuminata AAA Group cultivar baxijiao chromosome BXJ3-3, Cavendish_Baxijiao_AAA, whole genome shotgun sequence includes these proteins:
- the LOC135634067 gene encoding zinc finger A20 and AN1 domain-containing stress-associated protein 11-like — protein sequence MAQREKEEAKLHAPETLTLCVNNCGFPGNPATNNMCQSCFQASTIAASPAPHSCSPRSALPIRSPERAAEERDARTSEAPAAAVSAPAPARHVSRCFSCRKRVGLTGFRCRCGDLFCGEHRYSDRHDCSYDYKAAARAAIARANPVVRAAKIVRV from the coding sequence ATGGCTCAGCGTGAGAAGGAGGAGGCGAAGCTCCACGCCCCCGAGACCCTCACCCTCTGCGTCAACAACTGTGGCTTCCCCGGCAACCCCGCCACCAACAACATGTGCCAGTCCTGCTTCCAAGcttccaccatcgctgcctcccccgCTCCCCACTCCTGCTCTCCAAGATCCGCTCTCCCGATCCGATCGCCGGAACGAGCGGCAGAGGAGCGGGACGCGAGGACCTCCGAGGCCCCCGCGGCGGCTGTGTCTGCCCCGGCGCCGGCGCGACACGTGAGCCGGTGCTTCTCCTGCCGGAAGCGTGTGGGGCTCACGGGGTTCCGGTGCCGCTGCGGCGATCTGTTCTGCGGCGAGCACCGCTACTCCGATCGCCACGACTGCAGCTACGACTACAAGGCCGCCGCCCGGGCCGCCATCGCTCGCGCGAATCCCGTCGTCCGAGCGGCCAAGATCGTCAGGGTGTGA
- the LOC103977891 gene encoding uncharacterized protein LOC103977891, translated as MGAKENGEERDDRLSDLEKDVKHGKEGESDYEPARDSLSSQGEAPTNDENKVKRASRVPKKLTKKEPAENRPRTSRGGANHQEHGRLHFKTLNTSQKKSQKPSRAAVSPKIPSNKKLENTNVSSKPSSEVSEEMDDKTIEEVKEIDVLDEAPICDQSNGTDDETVDTEENVLDDDRASVYQKMEEMESRIEKLEEELREVAALEISLYSVIPEHGSSAHKVHTPARRLSRLYIHACKFWTQDKKATVARNTVSGLVLIAKSCGNDVSRLTFWLSNTVVLREIICQTFGNLSNSNATLRTVESNGGARKTDEKQSPLKRKINSGIKQGKIFGFMQLIDDWQDTNTFTSALEKIESWIFSRIVESVWWQTLTPCMQSPLEDIYTPKSFGKLLGPALGDQQQGSFSINLWKSAFHDAFSRLCPVRSGGHECGCLPVLAKKVMEQCVSRLDVAMFNAILRESAHEIPTDPVSDPIVDPKVLPIPAGDLSFGSGAQLKNSIGNWSRWLTDLFGMDAEDSAKDDQVGDADDRKEEIAESKSFHLLNQLSDLLMLPKDMLLDRAVRKEVCPSIGLPLIIRILCNFTPDEFCPDPVPGIVLEELNTESILERRLSDKELIGGFPSAAAPVLYSPPLPAEVAEKVADIGRQAELDRRASMVQRKGYTSDQDLDELDAPLASIVDRTPPVSPSPTSIPHQQSSPANSRYKLLRQVWCV; from the exons ATGGGTGCCAAAGAAAATGGGGAGGAAAGAGATGATCGTTTAAGTGATTTGGAAAAAGATGTAAAACATGGCAAGGAAGGTGAATCAGATTATGAGCCTGCGAGGGATTCACTTTCATCTCAAGGAGAGGCACCAACTAATGATGAGAACAAGGTAAAAAGAGCTTCAAGGGTTCCAAAGAAGCTCACAAAAAAGGAACCAGCTGAAAACCGTCCCCGCACGTCACGAGGAGGTGCTAATCATCAAGAACATGGCAGACTGCACTTTAAAACATTGAATACTAGTCAAAAGAAATCTCAAAAACCTAGCAGAGCTGCAGTGTCACCTAAAATCCCTAGCAATAAGAAGTTAGAGAACACAAATGTTTCTTCCAAACCTTCATCAGAGGTATCCGAAGAAATGGATGATAAAACAATTGAAGAGGTCAAGGAGATTGATGTGCTGGATGAAGCTCCCATTTGTGATCAGAGTAATGGGACAGATGATGAGACGGTTGACACAGAAGAGAATGTCCTTGATGATGACCGGGCAAGTGTATATCAGAAGATGGAGGAGATGGAATCGAGGATCGAAAAACTTGAGGAGGAGCTCAGAGAAGTTGCTGCGCTTGAGATTTCTCTCTATTCTGTCATACCAGAGCATGGAAGTTCAGCACATAAAGTTCACACACCTGCTCGGCGCCTTTCAAGACTGTATATTCATGCTTGCAAATTTTGGACTCAGGATAAGAAAGCCACAGTTGCTAGAAACACTGTCTCGGGGCTTGTACTGATCGCAAAATCATGTGGAAATGATGTTTCAAG GTTAACATTCTGGTTGTCAAACACGGTTGTCCTCAGAGAGATTATTTGTCAAACATTTGGCAACTTGTCCAATTCTAATGCAACTTTGAGGACAGTGGAGTCAAATGGTGGTGCAAGGAAAACTGATGAGAAACAATCACCACTGAAACGGAAAATCAATTCCGGGATCAAACAAGGGAAAATTTTTGGTTTTATGCAGCTGATAGATGACTGGCAGGATACAAACACATTTACATCTGCATTGGAAAAGATAGAATCTTGGATCTTCTCCCGGATTGTTGAATCAGTATGGTGGCAG ACACTGACTCCATGCATGCAATCACCTCTGGAGGACATATACACTCCAAAAAGCTTTGGGAAGTTGTTAGGACCAGCATTGGGTGATCAGCAGCAAGGAAGTTTTTCTATAAACTTGTGGAAAAGTGCTTTCCATGATGCCTTCAGTAGGCTCTGTCCTGTTCGTTCTGGAGGGCATGAGTGTGGCTGCTTGCCTGTATTGGCAAAAAAG GTGATGGAGCAGTGTGTATCCAGATTAGATGTTGCCATGTTCAATGCAATTCTGCGAGAATCAGCTCATGAAATTCCAACTGATCCTGTATCTGATCCAATTGTTGATCCAAAAGTTCTGCCAATTCCTGCTGGGGATTTAAGCTTTGGATCTGGTGCACAACTGAAAAATTCG ATAGGAAACTGGTCTAGATGGTTGACAGATCTATTTGGTATGGATGCGGAGGATTCAGCAAAAGATGACCAGGTTGGTGATGCTGATGATAGAAAGGAAGAAATTGCAGAATCAAAATCTTTTCATCTACTTAATCAGTTGAGTGACCTTTTGATGCTCCCAAAGGACATGCTACTGGACAGGGCCGTTAGAAAAGAG GTCTGCCCATCTATTGGTCTGCCTTTGATAATTCGGATTCTCTGCAACTTTACACCTGACGAGTTCTGCCCAGATCCTGTTCCAGGAATTGTGCTGGAGGAACTAAACACTGAG AGCATTTTGGAACGGAGACTGTCGGACAAGGAGCTCATTGGAGGCTTCCCCTCTGCAGCTGCTCCCGTATTATACTCGCCTCCTTTGCCAGCGGAGGTGGCCGAGAAGGTTGCTGATATAGGCCGCCAAGCGGAGTTGGACCGAAGAGCATCCATGGTCCAGAGGAAGGGATATACGAGCGACCAGGATTTGGATGAATTAGATGCACCCCTGGCTTCTATTGTGGACAGAACACCACCGGTTTCCCCATCTCCAACCTCAATCCCTCACCAGCAAAGCTCGCCAGCTAATTCAAGGTACAAGCTCCTCCGACAAGTGTGGTGCGTGTAA